A single genomic interval of Nerophis ophidion isolate RoL-2023_Sa linkage group LG11, RoL_Noph_v1.0, whole genome shotgun sequence harbors:
- the irx1a gene encoding iroquois-class homeodomain protein IRX-1a produces MSFPQLGYPQYLSASQAVYGSDRPGVLTPSSRGGSTEIGGSPTATAAAVTSVLGMYANPYAHNYSAFLPYTSADLALFSQMGSQYDLKDSPGVHPASFAAHTSPAFYPYGQFQYGDPARPKNATRESTSTLKAWLNEHRKNPYPTKGEKIMLAIITKMTLTQVSTWFANARRRLKKENKVTWGSRSKEDGEDGNLFGSGDEAEKNEDDEEIDLESIDIDKIDDNDGDQSNEDDDDKSTEGGHGGGAGELQDTLEKRQAFTLQAQEALDKTKISAHAGCKLESPNITTRVLSPPGGFPLPSSNKPKIWSLAETATAPDSTSQKPTSPSGPVTPSHAQIQTHPAFLPSHGLYTCQIGKFHNWTNGAFLGQNSLLNVRSFLQGNHHHHHHQHHHQNQNQNQHLQAAREQQPTPTSVVVSPAAAAVALGHDSKPPMDSPKHIEHENGLRSESPPTPTLKPSFRPIHDRSSLPSSTRSPQDATQLVLTALSSA; encoded by the exons ATGTCTTTCCCACAGCTAGGCTACCCGCAGTACTTAAGCGCCTCGCAGGCGGTGTACGGGAGCGACAGGCCGGGAGTGCTGACGCCTTCTTCCCGTGGAGGGAGCACCGAAATCGGGGGCAGTCCGACAGCCACCGCGGCGGCGGTCACGTCCGTGCTGGGCATGTACGCCAACCCGTACGCGCACAACTACAGTGCGTTCTTACCTTACACCAGCGCGGACCTGGCACTTTTCTCACAAATG GGATCCCAATACGACCTGAAGGACAGTCCTGGCGTGCATCCTGCCAGCTTCGCGGCCCACACCTCCCCTGCCTTCTACCCGTACGGCCAGTTCCAGTACGGGGACCCGGCCAGGCCCAAGAACGCCACCCGGGAGAGCACCAGCACCCTTAAGGCCTGGCTCAACGAGCACAGGAAGAACCCTTACCCCACCAAAGGCGAGAAGATCATGCTGGCCATCATCACCAAGATGACCCTGACCCAGGTCTCCACCTGGTTCGCCAACGCCAGGCGGAGGTTGAAGAAGGAGAACAAGGTGACGTGGGGCAGCCGGAGCAAGGAGGACGGCGAGGACGGCAACTTGTTCGGCAGCGGGGACGAGGCCGAGAAGAACGAGGACGACGAGGAGATCGACCTGGAGAGCATAGACATCGACAAAATCGACGATAACGACGGGGATCAGAGCAACGAGGACGACGACGATAAGTCCACGGAGGGGGGCCATGGGGGTGGCGCGGGGGAGCTGCAGGACACGTTGGAGAAACGACAGGCCTTTACCCTGCAGGCCCAGGAGGCCTTGGACAAAACCAAAATTTCCGCCCACGCAGGCTGCAAATTAGAAAGCCCCAACATCACCACGAGAGTTCTGTCCCCACCTGGAGGCTTCCCCTTGCCCTCTAGCAATAAACCCAAAATATGGTCCTTGGCAGAAACCGCCACCGCGCCGGACTCCACATCCCAGAAACCCACCTCCCCCTCGGGTCCGGTGACCCCCTCCCACGCGCAAATCCAGACCCACCCGGCCTTCCTCCCCAGCCACGGACTGTACACGTGCCAGATTGGAAAGTTCCACAACTGGACGAACGGAGCTTTTCTGGGTCAGAACTCCCTGCTCAACGTCAGGTCCTTCCTGCAGGGGAaccatcatcaccaccaccaccaacacCATCATCAGAACCAGAACCAGAACCAACACCTGCAGGCGGCCCGAGAGCAGCAGCCCACGCCGACGTCAGTGGTGGTGTCCCCGGCTGCAGCTGCGGTGGCCCTCGGCCACGACAGCAAGCCCCCCATGGACAGCCCCAAACACATAG AACACGAAAATGGTCTAAGATCTGAGTCTCCTCCAACACCCACCCTCAAGCCTTCTTTTCGACCAATCCATGACAG aTCATCTCTGCCTTCCAGTACAAGGAGTCCACAAGACGCCACACAACTGGTCCTCACTGCGCTCTCTTCGGCTTAa